The DNA sequence CATTCCCCTCTCCATGTGGCCGGATTTGGGCTGAATACCCCTTTCCGGTTGTATAAGTATAGCATGGATTTCACGGGAATGACACCTTGCCGGCTCGGAGCCTCAGTATCGGCCGGTTTCGCAAGAAGCCCGACCCAGGAAACGGGTTGACGGACTCCACGAATGAGGCTGAGAATACAAAGTCCTCAAAGAGATTTTTGGGCCTTCGAGGCTGCAAGAAGAGGTTGTAAGCAGAAATCATGGATTCCCCAAGAAGAATCTATATGGATTACGCCGCCACAACGCCGGTCGATCCCCGGGTGTTGGAGGCGATGATGCCCTATTTCAAGGAGAGATTTGGCAACGCTTCCAGCCGGCATCACGCTTGGGGGTGGGAAGCGGAAGAGGCGACGGTGATGGCCCGCGAGGAGGTCGCTCAGCTTATCGGCGCCGTGGCGAGAGAAATCATTTTTACCAGCGGGGCGACGGAGAGCAATAATCTGGCGCTGCGGGGGGTCGCGGAATTCCATGGGATCGATGGGGGCGCGATTGTCTCCTCGCCGGTCGAGCACTCATCTGTACTCAATGCGGTTCGCGCCCTCGCCGAGCGCGACCACACGATACACTTTCTCCCCATCGATTCCGAGGGGAGGGTATTGTTACAGGGGATTGATGAAATTCCCAACTCAACCCTTCTCATATCCGTCATGTTGGCGAATCATGAAACAGGTGTCCTTCAGCCGGTTGAAGAGATCGGACGAATGTGCAAGGAGAGGGGGATCCTCTTTCACATTGATGCGACACAGGCGGTGGGGAAGATTCCGATCGCCGTCGACCGGCTCGGAGCCGATCTCCTATCCCTCAGCGGCCACAAGATCTATGGGCCGAAGGGGGTGGGAGCCCTTTACATTCGCAGCCGGAAACCGAGGGTTCGTCTGCGGGCGTTGATCGAGGGAGGCGGACAGGAACGAGGATTCCGCTCGGGGACGCTTAATGTACCAGGTATTGCCGGCCTTGGCGCCGCCTGCCGGCTGGCGAGGGAACAACTCGAGATGGACCGGGAACAAATCACCCGGCAGCGAGACGAACTTCAGCGCCGGCTCATGTCGATTTCCGGGGTGCATGTTCATGGGGGAAACGCCGAGCGGGTCTGCCATATTCTTAATATAAGTGCGAAGGATCTCACCGGCGAAGGTCTCCTGACCCGCCTCAAGGGAGTGGCCGTATCCACCGGGAGCGCCTGCGCCTCCGGAAGCCTGGAACCCTCGCATGTATTGACAGCCATGGGTGTGGCGCCGCAACGGGCGCGGAATGCGATCCGTTTCAGCCTGGGACGGATGACCACGGATGAAGAGGTCGTGGCTTCCGCCTATGAAATGGAGCGGGCGATTGTGGAGGCGCGCTCCGCGGTATCAAGAAAGTTCGCCGATCCATAATTTCTTGAGGGGTGCGGGTTGAAAAAAGGTGACGAGATTCCCTTTTCCAAGGGTATATTCTCTCAAGGGAATCTCACGGAAAGAATGACTTGTCGTAGGGGGTGTCTTGGCTTCATCAGCGCAGCATTCCATCGCCCAAACGCCGGCCTGGGATCGATTGGATGAGATGATTACCGATGCGCCATCGATTTTATTGGCCTCTCATATTTTCCCGGAAGCCGACAGTCTTGGCTCGGAGGTCGCCCTCGCCCTTTATTTGAAAACGATGGGGAAGAAGGTCAGGATCTGCAATCCGACGCCGGCGCTCCCTTCCAGCCGTTTTCTGGAGAAAATGGCGTCGGATCACGGCATTGCCATCGAAACAGGGCGACCTGAATTGGAAGATGCCGGATTAGTTATCATTCTTGACGTCTGCGATTGGGATCATATGGGTGCTTTAGGGGCGGTCATTCGTGATAGCGGCCTTCCAAAAGTCTGTCTGGATCATCATAGTCCCCGCGGCGAGTTCGCCGACCTGGATGTTATCGAGCCCGATGCGGCGTCGGCGGGAGAGATTGTCTTTCGATACCTGGAAGCAAGAAACGCGGAGATCACGCCGGAGATTGCGACGGCAATTTATGCTTCGCTCATCTTCGATACCGGATGCTTCCGTTTGCGGAATACACGCGATGAAACCATCACTTTGGCCGCACGATTGA is a window from the Candidatus Eisenbacteria bacterium genome containing:
- a CDS encoding bifunctional oligoribonuclease/PAP phosphatase NrnA, whose product is MASSAQHSIAQTPAWDRLDEMITDAPSILLASHIFPEADSLGSEVALALYLKTMGKKVRICNPTPALPSSRFLEKMASDHGIAIETGRPELEDAGLVIILDVCDWDHMGALGAVIRDSGLPKVCLDHHSPRGEFADLDVIEPDAASAGEIVFRYLEARNAEITPEIATAIYASLIFDTGCFRLRNTRDETITLAARLIEFGASHGEICRLLFENENYGHLELLRMALGSLVTECHGRLAWTVITEGMFSRTGTNFNDADGILDHLVMIENLEVGVLFRDWEEGGVKVTFRSKGRVDVSSIARRLGGGGRPTAAGVLLPFPLREALETVLPRIRKILGGGVM
- a CDS encoding cysteine desulfurase — its product is MDYAATTPVDPRVLEAMMPYFKERFGNASSRHHAWGWEAEEATVMAREEVAQLIGAVAREIIFTSGATESNNLALRGVAEFHGIDGGAIVSSPVEHSSVLNAVRALAERDHTIHFLPIDSEGRVLLQGIDEIPNSTLLISVMLANHETGVLQPVEEIGRMCKERGILFHIDATQAVGKIPIAVDRLGADLLSLSGHKIYGPKGVGALYIRSRKPRVRLRALIEGGGQERGFRSGTLNVPGIAGLGAACRLAREQLEMDREQITRQRDELQRRLMSISGVHVHGGNAERVCHILNISAKDLTGEGLLTRLKGVAVSTGSACASGSLEPSHVLTAMGVAPQRARNAIRFSLGRMTTDEEVVASAYEMERAIVEARSAVSRKFADP